One Gloeobacter morelensis MG652769 DNA window includes the following coding sequences:
- a CDS encoding helix-hairpin-helix domain-containing protein — translation MDSARNWRWLLAVPIVNWLGLMLAGQEVRKPSWVRWAVVYAILSSLGVIAGTVAGEWFLFWTVWGLVAAHTFQVQSEYQNRLLLMQDPQQRLQSDQDMRLARELGMGIDINRCSIDDLLRLPGLSIIEARRIVEARRSGGPYLSADELVERADLSSIKVRRLEPLLQFCYYEPPVALPVTLDVNEASVVQLEQLEDLDTHLAVRIVREREQHGDYRNLTDLRDRLNLTPKAVARLLNRLTF, via the coding sequence ATGGACAGCGCGCGCAACTGGAGGTGGTTACTGGCGGTGCCGATCGTCAACTGGCTAGGGCTGATGCTCGCCGGACAGGAAGTGCGCAAGCCCTCCTGGGTGCGCTGGGCGGTGGTCTACGCCATTCTCAGCTCCCTCGGCGTGATCGCGGGCACGGTGGCGGGGGAGTGGTTTTTGTTCTGGACGGTCTGGGGATTGGTGGCCGCACACACCTTTCAGGTGCAAAGCGAATACCAGAACCGCCTGTTGCTGATGCAAGATCCCCAGCAGCGTCTGCAATCGGATCAGGATATGCGCCTGGCGCGGGAATTGGGCATGGGCATCGACATCAACCGCTGCAGCATCGACGATCTGTTGCGCCTGCCGGGTCTTTCGATCATCGAAGCGCGCCGCATCGTCGAGGCGCGCCGCAGCGGCGGGCCGTACCTCTCGGCGGACGAATTGGTCGAGCGCGCCGATCTTTCGTCGATCAAAGTCCGCCGCCTCGAACCGCTCCTGCAGTTTTGCTATTACGAGCCGCCGGTGGCGTTGCCGGTCACCCTCGATGTTAACGAAGCTTCCGTCGTGCAGCTTGAACAACTGGAAGACCTCGACACCCACCTGGCTGTGCGCATCGTGCGCGAGCGCGAGCAGCACGGCGACTACCGGAACCTGACTGACCTGCGCGACCGCCTGAACCTTACCCCCAAGGCCGTGGCGCGTCTGCTCAACCGCCTGACATTCTGA